Proteins encoded by one window of Juglans regia cultivar Chandler chromosome 15, Walnut 2.0, whole genome shotgun sequence:
- the LOC109008807 gene encoding LOB domain-containing protein 22-like: MSSSRNASQACASCKYQRKKCDPHCPLAPFFPQHRRKDFMNVHKVFGVRNVLKLTKNLGHKEKSEAIKTLIYQADVRVKDPVGGCCRVISELQHRIKNLEAEYRLLLEQLAVCRAQKQAKAPVHKQQQF; encoded by the coding sequence ATGAGCAGTAGCCGCAACGCATCACAAGCTTGCGCATCGTGTAAATATCAACGTAAAAAGTGCGATCCTCACTGTCCTCTGGCACCCTTTTTCCCACAGCATCGAAGAAAAGATTTTATGAATGTACACAAGGTCTTCGGCGTTCGTAACGTTTTGAAGTTGACAAAAAACCTTGGTCATAAGGAAAAATCCGAGGCCATAAAAACCCTGATTTACCAAGCCGATGTTCGAGTGAAGGACCCCGTCGGAGGCTGCTGCAGGGTTATTTCCGAGTTGCAGCACCGAATCAAGAATCTCGAGGCCGAATACAGACTCTTGCTTGAGCAATTGGCTGTTTGTCGAGCGCAAAAACAGGCCAAGGCTCCTGTGCATAAGCAGCAGCAATTCTAG